A portion of the Lathamus discolor isolate bLatDis1 chromosome 5, bLatDis1.hap1, whole genome shotgun sequence genome contains these proteins:
- the PTK2B gene encoding protein-tyrosine kinase 2-beta isoform X3, which produces MSTIPEALGRPRSSSSRSLAGTLEATIGMGTLEMDKEEMRILKVCFYSNSFNMGKNFKLVKCPVTTEIREVIRSILVSGRIGPDIKLAECYGLRLKHVKSDEIHWLHPDLTVGEVQEKYECLHLEAEWRYDLQIRYLPEDFIERFKEDRTTLLYFYQQLRSEYMQNYASKVSEGMALQLGCLELRRFYKDMPQNALDKKSNFEFLEKEVGLDLFFPRQMQENLKPKQFRKMIQQTFQQYALLREEECILKFLHTLASFANIDQESYRCELIQGWNITVDLVIGPKGIRQMTSKEAKPTCLAEFKHIKSIKCSSVEEGRAVLQLGLSGTPQSLAIKTASLAEAENMADLIDGYCRLQGDLETSLIIFPRREREKRISLPQIPAPHLEERQSTLSDSMSVDSDIYCEIPDESSRPRSGVQHYGISREDVTLGRILGEGFFGEVYEGIYTTPKGERINVAVKTCKKDCSPENKDKFLSEAVLMKKLDHPHIVKLIGIAEEEPTWIIMELYPYGELGQYLEQNKHCLTVPVLILYALQISKALAYLEAINCVHRDIAVRNILVASPECVKLGDFGLSRYIEDEEYYKASVTRLPIKWMSPESINFRRFTTASDVWMFAVCMWEILSYGKQPFFWLENKDVIGVLERGDRLPKPDLCPPVLYTLMTRCWDYDPSERPKFKDLVCSLSDIYLTEKELAKDQERNNRHRPPKIMEPPSFQEPPPKPSRPRYKPPPQSNLLAPKLQFQEEDFLRPSSREEAQKLWEMERLKMRQVLDKQQKQMVEDYQWLRQEEKSLDPTVFMNNNSPLLLPEKEMDYNGIAEFTGPPQKPPRLGAQQSIHPAPTANLDRTDDMVYSNVMDLVRAVLQLKNEIGLLPPEGYILVVKNVGLSLRKLIGSVDEILPVLPAASRTEIEGTQKLLNKDLADLINKMRLAQQNAITSLSEECKRQMLTASHTLAVDAKNLLDAVDQAKVQANLVKLCLE; this is translated from the exons ATGTCCACCATCCCCGAGGCACTGGGTCGCCCGCGGAGCAGCTCCTCCCGCAGCCTGGCCGGGACGCTGGAGGCCACCATAGGTATGGGGACGTTGGAGATGGACAAGGAGGAGATGCGCATCCTCAAGGTCTGCTTCTACAGCAACAGCTTCAACATGGGCAAGAACTTCAAGCTGGTGAAGTGCCCTGTGACAACGGAGATCCGG GAGGTGATCAGGTCCATCCTGGTGAGTGGCCGCATTGGGCCTGACATCAAGCTGGCTGAGTGCTATGGGCTGCGGCTGAAGCACGTGAAGTCAGATGAGATCCACTGGCTGCACCCGGACCTCACGGTGGGCGAGGTGCAGGAGAAGTACGAGTGCCTGCACCTGGAGGCCGAGTGGAG GTATGATCTCCAGATCCGCTATCTGCCAGAGGATTTCATAGAGCGCTTCAAAGAAGACAGGACCACCTTGCTCTACTTCTACCAGCAG CTCCGGAGCGAGTACATGCAGAATTACGCCAGCAAGGTGAGCGAAGGCATGGCCCTGCAGCTGGGCTGCCTTGAGCTCAG GAGATTTTATAAGGACATGCCTCAGAACGCTCTGGATAAGAAATCCAACTTCGAGTTCCTGGA GAAGGAGGTGGGTCTGGACCTCTTCTTCCCCAGACAGATGCAGGAGAACCTGAAG CCCAAGCAGTTCCGGAAGATGATCCAGCAGACCTTCCAGCAGTACGCGCTGCTGCGGGAGGAGGAATGCATCCTCAAGTTCCTCCACACCCTCGCCAGCTTCGCCAACATCGACCAGGAGAGCTACCGCTGCGAGCTCATC CAAGGGTGGAACATCACAGTGGACCTGGTCATTGGACCCAAGGGCATTCGGCAGATGACGAGCAAGGAGGCCAAG CCCACGTGCTTGGCTGAGTTCAAGCACATCAAGTCCATCAAGTGCTCCAGTGTGGAAGAGGGccgggctgtgctgcagctggggctcAGTGGCACCCCCCAG TCCCTGGCTATCAAGACAGCTTCTCTGGCTGAGGCGGAGAACATGGCTGACCTCATTGATGGCTACTGCCGGCTGCAAGGGGACTTGGAAACCTCCCTCATCATCTTCCCCAGGAGAG AGCGAGAGAAGAGGATCAGCCTTCCCCAGATCCCAGCCCC gcACCTGGAGGAGAGGCAGTCCACACTGTCAGACAGCATGAGTGTGG ACTCTGATATTTATTGTGAAATCCCTGATGAGTCCTCAAGACCGAGGTCTGGAG TCCAGCACTATGGGATCTCCCGGGAGGACGTTACATTGGGCAGGATCCTTGGAGAAGGTTTCTTCGGAGAGGTCTACGAGGGGATCTACACCACCCCG AAAGGGGAACGGATTAACGTGGCTGTGAAGACCTGCAAGAAGGACTGCAGCCCGGAGAACAAGGACAAGTTCCTGAGTGAAGCGG TGTTGATGAAGAAGCTGGACCATCCCCATATCGTGAAGCTCATCGGCATCGCAGAAGAAGAGCCCACCTGGATCATCATGGAGCTCTATCCCTACGGAGAG CTGGGGCAGTACCTGGAGCAGAACAAGCACTGCCTCACTGTGCCCGTGCTCATCCTCTACGCGCTGCAGATCAGCAAAGCTCTGGCCTACCTGGAGGCCATCAACTGCGTGCACAG GGATATTGCCGTGAGGAACATCCTGGTGGCCTCCCCAGAATGTGTGAAGCTGGGAGACTTTGGGCTCTCCAGGTACATTGAGGATGAGGAGTACTATAAAG CATCTGTCACTCGCCTCCCCATCAAGTGGATGTCCCCCGAGTCCATCAACTTCCGACGCTTTACGACGGCCAGTGACGTCTGGATGTTTG CTGTGTGCATGTGGGAGATCCTCAGCTATGGCAAGCAGCCCTTCTTCTGGCTGGAGAACAAGGATGTGAtaggggtgctggagaggggcgACCGCCTGCCCAAGCCTGACCTCTGCCCCCCCGTCCTCTACACACTCATGACGCGCTGCTGGGACTATGACCCCAGTGAAAGGCCTAAGTTCAAGGACTTGGTTTGCAGCTTGAG TGACATTTACCTGACGGAGAAGGAGCTGGCCAAGGACCAGGAGAGGAACAACCGCCACCGGCCTCCCAAAATCATGGAGCCGCCGTCCTTCCAGGAGCCACCTCCAAAG CCCAGCAGACCCAGGTACAAGCCACCACCTCAGAGCAATCTCCTGGCTCCCAAGCTGCAGTTCCAG GAGGAGGACTTCCTCCgtcccagcagcagggaggaggcgCAGAAGCTCTGGGAGATGGAGAGGCTCAAGATGCGGCAGGTCCTGgacaagcagcagaagcagatggTGGAGGACTACCAGTGGCTGCGGCAGGAGGAGAAGTCCCTG GACCCAACAGTGTTTATGAACAACAACTCTCCTCTG CTGCTCCCGGAGAAGGAGATGGATTACA ATGGCATAGCGGAGTTCACGGGCCCCCCCCAGAAGCCTCCAAGACTCGGGGCACAG CAGTCCATCCACCCGGCCCCCACTGCCAACCTGGACCGCACGGATGACATGGTGTACAGCAACGTCATGGACCTGGTgcgggctgtgctgcagctgaagaacGAGATCGGCCTCCTGCCTCCAGAGGGGTACATCCTCGTGGTGAAG AACGTGGGCCTGTCCCTGCGGAAGCTGATCGGCAGCGTCGATGAGATCCTGCCTGTCCTGCCCGCTGCCTCCCGCACTGAG ATCGAGGGGACCCAGAAGCTGCTCAACAAGGACTTGGCTGACCTCATCAACAAGATGCGCCTGGCGCAGCAGAACGCCATCACCTCGCTGAGCGAGGAGTGCAAGCGGCAGATGCTGACGGCCTCCCACACCCTGGCTGTGGATGCCAAGAACCTCCTGGATGCTGTGGACCAAGCCAAGGTCCAGGCCAACCTGGTGAAGCTGTGCTTGGAGTGA